A window of Paenibacillus sp. 19GGS1-52 contains these coding sequences:
- the radC gene encoding DNA repair protein RadC: MQQTKENDLRHLVSESLRESNDSYTIQELFERFPTATELMDVSEQQLVSIKGIGKGKARQITAMLKLAKVLALPAQDEPVIRSPKDVFNLLESDLRYEQKEHFICLFLNTKNRLIFKEVISIGSLNAAIVHPREVFHAAIRRCSASLICAHNHPSGDPEPSIEDVNLTKRLIAAGEIIGIEVLDHIIIGGNRFYSLKEHGLL, encoded by the coding sequence ATGCAACAGACTAAGGAGAATGATTTGAGACATTTAGTATCTGAATCTTTAAGAGAAAGCAATGATAGCTATACAATTCAAGAGCTTTTCGAGCGCTTTCCTACGGCTACGGAACTAATGGATGTTTCAGAGCAACAGTTAGTATCTATAAAGGGAATCGGCAAAGGAAAAGCCCGGCAAATTACTGCTATGTTAAAGCTTGCGAAGGTGTTGGCTTTACCTGCTCAGGATGAACCTGTCATCCGTAGTCCCAAAGACGTTTTCAACTTACTCGAATCAGACTTGCGTTACGAGCAGAAAGAACACTTTATCTGTCTTTTCCTCAATACTAAGAACCGCTTAATCTTTAAGGAAGTCATCTCTATTGGCTCTCTAAACGCTGCTATCGTCCATCCCAGGGAAGTATTCCATGCAGCGATCAGACGCTGTAGCGCCTCTCTCATTTGCGCACACAACCACCCGAGCGGTGACCCGGAGCCGTCAATTGAGGACGTGAATCTGACAAAACGACTCATAGCCGCTGGAGAAATCATAGGAATAGAAGTCCTTGATCATATAATTATTGGTGGCAATCGTTTCTACAGTTTGAAGGAGCATGGCCTGTTGTAA
- a CDS encoding ABC-three component system protein gives MIVSTFKLAQLDEVEPLNDPSVFDFPIPPLQRVKSFSPEEFEAFIGEWAISCAKQLYKDVYRIGSAGDMGRDVIGEYDDGLCDYYQCKRYEGKLTPSEYWLEFGKLCYYTFNKDIPIPKKYYIIASQGIGSKFLKIIKSPEAIRKGLIEQWDAKCSKGITSGHKIELKDSFLDYVKLFDFSIVDTFSMERIIEEHRKTNYFYFRFGGSIKPRRGSGILPPTTPEQSELKYVNKILAAYSQYKKVTIDLDLLQTIPDLLVDFKDNRINYYSAESLKRSIRDIFSSEDHFGILKNEMNSGIKDFMKGEFYDGYKKLTKTMHESTKVNLSVSIVDRDLHFVTNEDKKGICHHLANEDEIDWVI, from the coding sequence ATGATTGTTTCCACATTTAAATTAGCTCAATTAGATGAGGTTGAGCCTCTAAATGATCCAAGCGTATTTGATTTCCCTATTCCGCCATTACAACGAGTGAAAAGCTTTTCCCCTGAAGAATTTGAAGCCTTTATTGGTGAGTGGGCTATCTCTTGTGCTAAGCAACTATATAAAGACGTTTATAGAATCGGAAGTGCAGGAGATATGGGTCGTGATGTAATTGGAGAGTATGATGATGGATTGTGTGATTATTATCAGTGTAAGAGATATGAAGGCAAATTAACCCCAAGCGAGTATTGGCTGGAGTTCGGTAAGTTATGTTACTACACTTTTAATAAGGATATACCGATTCCTAAGAAATATTATATTATTGCATCACAAGGAATTGGTTCTAAATTTTTGAAGATTATCAAAAGCCCTGAAGCAATAAGAAAAGGTCTTATTGAGCAATGGGATGCAAAATGTAGCAAAGGAATAACAAGCGGGCACAAAATAGAATTAAAAGATTCTTTTCTTGATTATGTGAAACTCTTTGATTTTTCCATTGTAGATACTTTTTCAATGGAACGAATTATAGAAGAACACAGGAAAACTAACTATTTTTATTTTAGGTTTGGGGGATCAATTAAACCTCGAAGAGGAAGTGGAATACTGCCACCAACTACACCTGAGCAAAGCGAATTAAAGTATGTAAATAAAATACTAGCAGCGTATTCTCAGTATAAGAAAGTAACCATTGATTTAGATCTGCTTCAAACTATACCTGATTTACTGGTTGATTTTAAAGATAATCGAATTAATTATTATAGTGCCGAATCTTTAAAACGTTCTATAAGGGATATATTTTCTAGTGAAGATCATTTTGGAATATTAAAAAATGAGATGAATAGTGGTATTAAAGATTTTATGAAGGGTGAGTTTTATGATGGATATAAAAAACTTACTAAAACAATGCATGAGTCAACCAAAGTAAACTTATCAGTGAGTATTGTAGATCGGGATTTGCATTTCGTAACAAACGAAGATAAAAAGGGTATTTGTCACCATCTAGCAAATGAAGATGAAATTGACTGGGTGATATAA